Within the Bacteroidota bacterium genome, the region GCGCAAATCACCGGACCAGGTTTGTCCGCGATCGGTTGAGCGGCGAACGTGAAGAGTATAGGTGCTGTTCTGCCCGTCGGCCCATGCAACATAGACAACATTGCTGTTTGTCCGTTGCACGGCAATCGAAAGCGTCGAGCCGATGCGCTCGTTGCCGAGTGTCGGGGAGTTCGACCACGGTATGCGGATTCCCGACACAACAATGCGGCCGGGGAGATTATCCGACGGATCAGTCAAGTCTTGAAACGGTGTCGCCCCGGTTCCGCCGTTATCGTCACGCACCACGACAATATCGCCGAATGCCGTGCTGCTGATGAACGAGCGCCACCCGAAATAGGCAACGTACACGGTGCCATCGTTAGCCACGGCAGGCCGGATCGAGGGCCCGTTCTGTCCTGCGCTGCCCGTGCTGCGCGGTTCGATGCGAACGGCACGAAACGTCGCCCCGCCGTCAAGCGAAACATCAACTGTTGCCGTTTTTCCGTCCGTCACGTTGAAGTCATTGTTGCCGACATAGATGCGTTCGGAGTTGGCGACGGTTGCCGCCTGAATAAACGGCTGGTCGATCTGCGAACGTGAACGTAAGAGTGAGAGTGTTGAGCCGCCTGCAAAGTCATTCGAGGTCAGGACGTTCATCAAAAGGCTTCCCGGCACTTTCAGGATGCCGCTGTACAGGCGCAACGGTGAATGCGTTCCGGCGACCGTGATATCGCTTGTTCCGAATTCTCCGAAGCTCGGTACGGTGAAATTCAGAAACCACGAATCGCCGTTGTTCGTGCTGACATACACCGGCGCGTTGCCGCTTGTCCCGAACGGATTCGGCGTGAATGCCGTCCCCACCATCCGGGCAGGATTCGAGAAATCCACGGCAAGAAACGGCTCGCTATCCTGGCGGGTTTCGCTGCTGAATGCCGCAGGAACCATGTTGACGAGCTTCACGCCGCTAAAGGGAGTGTGTGCAGGAGGCGGACAACTGCTGCAGGCGGCGAAGAATACGGCGAGCAAAGCAACGAGGGATGCAGAGATGACTCTCTTCATGGAACCTCCTTGTTGGTGAAGTGAGTGGACGGGGTATCATAAGGATTTTTGGTGAGAAAGTCGCAAGCGGAATTTGTTCAGGATATATCCAACCCCTTCAGGGTTGCGGATTGTTGTGCCGTTGTTTTTAACCGGGGACTTCGTCCCCCGGCTATAATATCCGACCCCCTTGGGGTCATATCGACCACATGTAGAACGATTCTCTGAATCGTTCCTTTCTGCTCGATCCCCGAGGGGTCAGCTACTGTCGCTTGCAGATCGATTCTCCGAATCGTTCCCATGCAACCTGACCCCGAAGGGGTCAGATACTACAGGCAGGGGCGAAGCCCCTGCAAAAGATGATAAGGTGGATGCACTCACCCTGAAGGGGTGAGATACCAAACGCCGCACAAGACCATGCGCGGCGCAACAACATATCCAACCCCTTCAGGGTTGCGGATTGTTGTGTGGTGTTTGTTACCGGGGACTTCGTCCCCGGCTATAATATCCGACCCCGTCGGGGTCGGTGTAGAACAATTCGCCGAATCGTTCGCATTAGCATGACCCCAAAGGGGTCAGATATTACAGGCAGGGGCGAAGCCCCTGCAAAAGGTCACAAAGGTAATTCCTTCACCCTGAAGGGGTGAGATTGTCATGTCAATCCCATACATACCGCTCATCAAATTCCATCTCATATTCTCTCAACAATGCACGGTACTCATCTTGAAAAGTTGTTCGGCGATGATGTTCCTCTTGATTGCGTATGTAGTCAACAATGTGATTGATTTCTCCGCGACCGACAGAAAAAACGCCGTAGCCGTTTTGCCACGAGAACTTCCGCAACGTTGTTTTTTTCGTCTTTGCCCATTTGGATGATTGAACCTTGAGTTCCTGGATCAGGTTCGCAAGTGCCATTGTCCGGGAAAGTGAGCAGAGTAAGTGTACGTGATCGGCCACGCCTCCAATACACAGGACTGCGCAGCCACACGCTTTGGAAGTTCCTCCGAGGTATGCATGCAGTTCCGACCGAAAGTCCTTGTCGCCGAGGAACGGATATCGATCTTTCGTGGAAAACACGATGTGAACAAGTACATTGGCAAGCGATTGAGGCATGTCGAATCTCCAGTAGGTTCGTGTATCCAACCCCTTCAGGGTTGCAGATGGTTGTGTGGTGTTTGTTACCGGGGACTTCGTCCCCGGCTATAATATCTGACCCCGTTGGGGTCATATCGACCACATGTAGAACGATTCAATGAATCGTTCTGACCCCAAAGGGGTCAGATACTATAGGCAGGGGCGAAGCCCCTGCAAAAGATCACAAGATGGATCCCTTCACCCTGAAGGGGTGAGATACCAAACGCCCTTACAAAACCCCGCCCGGCACAACCCCTTTACGAAACTGCGCAACTTGCGCATCCGCGAACGGCTTCGAAAACAACGACGCCTCTTCCGCATACGCCCTGAACAAATGCAAAATGTAATGCATCCGCTGGCGTAAATCCGCCCAATCCCTCGCGCCGCAATCGCTGGTTCCCGCCGGACACGTCTCATACTCGCGAAGAAAACCGGCAAGAACCGGATGCGGCGTTCCGGCGAACACAGGCGGCACGGGCGCATCAAGATTCTTCCCGAGCGCCAACACAACATCCGGCAACCTCAACACCATCATCGCCTCGGTGACAATCTCGCGTGTAATCTTCACCGCGGCATTTCTAATCCGTGCCGCCAACCACCCGATTGCCGCGGCTGAAGGCTTACGGATCCACTCGTACCACCGCTCGGCACCCGGAATCAACTTGTGCAACACACGACCGCCAAGATCCTCCGCCGTCACCAACGGTGCATCGATTGCTTCGGCGATTTGCGGCTGCAAACGCGTCTGTTCGTGCAGCCCGATTTTCAGATTCGCCAGAAGCATCCACGCAGCCCGGGCGGCGGGATCGCTCTCGTACCTCTGCCAAGGTATTAGGCGAGGATCCATATGCTCCTCCTCCCTTGGAACGAACACGAGATCACTAGGGGAAAGCACTATTACCTTATGCTCAGGCAACGCATCCGCAAGCGGAGACCTATTGGCAAGTCGATTGATCGCATCAAGCAGGGGTAAAGTGAACATTTGCTTTCTTTCCGTTGTTCCAAGATGTTCATAGATGACGAAGTAAAGATTGCTACCCTTGTCGACTTCTACTAACCTGCCTTTGAACTCCTCTTTATTGCCTACTTCCTCATAGATTGTAACTTTCTTAATTGGTCTTCCTCCGTTCTTCTTTTCTAACATCTCAAGCCCTTCTCCTTGGAAAGCCTCCTCGGGTTTGTCCTTATGCGCTTTCAAATGTGCATGCAGTATTCTAGCGAGAAGAGACTTCTCTGCATATGGAATTTTGTCGATCTTGTCGTGCGTAAATGATTTGTCTATGGCAACTCTCTTAGCCGCGTATGCTACGAACTCTGCGACTCTCACAGTTACAATCGCCTTTCCTTTCGAGTTTGTGAGGGGTACTTTTTTCAGTGCTCGTTTAATTGCTTCGAGATCGGCACCATGTTGCTTAATAACTTCTTTGATTTGAATTCGAGCATCCTTGTCATAAACGTAAGAAGACGTTTTCGCATCGATTGTACCCACCGCTTTTTGGCGCAAAATTTCAAGCTCAATTGCTCGCAGGGGCTTGACCTCTCTTATCTGTTTTAAGTATATGATGCCCAGCGGCTCTTTGAACATTGATTTGCGGATTGCCAGCCATTTCGCTGTAGCATCTTGCGGAGGAGTCTGCTCCACAAGTTCCTTCACCCATTCTCCCTTGGGATTTTGTACCCACTTCAAATAGCGATTGTCGGGCCTTGTTACCAGCCTATTGTTTGACTTGACGGAGCAAACCACTTCGTTTAGTTTATCTTTTGCGTCCTTTGCAAAGGCAGGCCACGGCAAAGCAAAGCCGCTGATCTTACGCTTCACGAGCCTAAGCTTTATCTCTCTCAGTTCATTCTTGCTGTCAACGGCATTCAATGAATTTAAATATCGGATGTGCTCCCGTGTTGTGGTTGCCACGATCAATGCATCTAATGCGTGATGTCGGTGGTCAATACGTTTCTCGTTTAGTCGAGGATTTTCCGGCACATTGTAGTGAAACTTGTTTGCATCCTTTTCATCCCGGAAGATCAGTTTCTTTCCAGTGATTTTTTCCAATCTCTCAAACCGGGGC harbors:
- the tnpA gene encoding IS200/IS605 family transposase — its product is MPQSLANVLVHIVFSTKDRYPFLGDKDFRSELHAYLGGTSKACGCAVLCIGGVADHVHLLCSLSRTMALANLIQELKVQSSKWAKTKKTTLRKFSWQNGYGVFSVGRGEINHIVDYIRNQEEHHRRTTFQDEYRALLREYEMEFDERYVWD